In Streptomyces sclerotialus, one genomic interval encodes:
- a CDS encoding MarR family winged helix-turn-helix transcriptional regulator: protein MVRPTDEVEYEQMLLSRHTFLNKRGGRHKDGALERSAYILLSRIRMQGPMSIGELSDAFGLDASTLNRQTAAAMRAGLVERIPDPAGGMARKFRITDKGTQMLDEEREDLVRILDDIMVDWPDEDIAAFASYLRRFNTDIERIGGRPWPRP from the coding sequence ATGGTCAGGCCGACGGACGAGGTCGAGTACGAGCAGATGCTGCTCAGCCGGCACACGTTCTTGAACAAGCGGGGCGGACGGCACAAGGACGGCGCGCTGGAGCGCAGCGCCTACATCCTCCTCAGCCGCATCCGCATGCAGGGGCCCATGTCGATCGGTGAGCTGAGCGACGCCTTCGGCCTCGACGCCTCCACCCTCAACCGGCAGACCGCCGCGGCGATGCGCGCCGGACTCGTGGAGCGCATCCCCGACCCCGCCGGAGGCATGGCCCGTAAGTTCCGCATCACCGACAAGGGCACGCAGATGCTCGACGAGGAACGCGAGGACCTGGTCCGCATCCTGGACGACATCATGGTGGACTGGCCGGACGAGGACATCGCGGCCTTCGCCTCCTACCTGCGGCGCTTCAACACCGACATAGAGCGCATCGGCGGCCGCCCCTGGCCGCGTCCGTGA
- a CDS encoding response regulator transcription factor — protein MIRVTVAHDVDLLRSALEALLRAEPSFEVTAVHCRNWHREAVALRSDVAVLDCQSSGAAAALEAFGRSRPHTGRVGELLVLVPTGRPRLLLKACDAGARAFVDRDGDAGTLVKAIRTLAEGERFVDDSLALDFLRAKDMPLSARELTVLSLTADGQATSDIARILNLSIGTVRNYLAAATRKVNARNRMDAIRLCRQYGWI, from the coding sequence ATGATCCGGGTGACCGTGGCGCACGACGTGGATCTCTTACGGTCGGCGCTCGAGGCGTTGTTACGGGCGGAGCCGTCGTTCGAGGTGACCGCGGTGCACTGCCGGAACTGGCACCGGGAGGCGGTGGCGCTCCGCTCCGACGTGGCCGTACTGGACTGTCAGTCCTCCGGCGCCGCGGCGGCCTTGGAGGCGTTCGGCCGGTCCCGGCCGCACACCGGCCGCGTGGGGGAGCTTCTCGTGCTGGTCCCGACGGGACGGCCGAGGCTGCTGCTCAAGGCATGTGATGCGGGTGCCCGCGCCTTCGTCGACCGCGACGGGGACGCGGGCACACTGGTGAAGGCGATCCGGACGCTCGCCGAGGGCGAGAGATTCGTCGACGACTCCCTCGCCCTGGACTTCCTCCGGGCCAAGGACATGCCGCTGTCGGCCAGAGAGCTGACCGTCCTGTCCCTCACCGCCGACGGCCAGGCGACGTCCGACATCGCACGGATCCTCAACCTCTCGATCGGCACCGTCCGCAACTACCTGGCCGCGGCGACCCGCAAGGTGAACGCCCGCAACCGTATGGATGCCATCCGCCTCTGCCGGCAGTACGGCTGGATATGA
- a CDS encoding ABC transporter ATP-binding protein: MRRLWRPGRRFLGQHLRALTVLAGWSLLESGHTFLGGYGAARALDDGFLAGRPVTGLLWLAAAATAAVLGGFAVRGVFTGLAGLVEPLRDGLVRRTVSDALAGALTDPARADTAAVSRLTGQTEAARDGFAGVLLTLRSFVFTAAGALLGLGALAPLLLPFVVLPLVLGIGLFLAVLSPMAARQRAYLDADEALAAAAGRTCEGLRDITACGAGPRTAGELTDLVAAEAAASRALARWSAARTVALGVSAHLPVLSLLAGAPWLLRNGVTAGALVGALTYLTQSLLPALSTLMTALGATGTRLLVVLDRLAGRAPSPAHRPHPGAGPGTRPVPGTPGTAGAGPLGTAASPSVPVRDAAGAHPPAVELRSVTFGYGARPVLDRLDLTVRHGEHLAVVGPSGIGKSTLTALVAGMLTPQAGEVLVDGGAVVGRPAEELARRRSLVPQEAYVCSGTVRENLCYLRPEATDEELAATLEALGLHRLVDGLGGPSASVEPHRLSQGERQLFALARAHLSAAPLVLLDEATCHLSPREEERAETALAARPGTLIVVAHRLSSARRADRVLVLDGTRPAVGTHDELLTASPLYRDLVGVWSGGAGR, from the coding sequence TGGCTGGCGGCCGCGGCAACGGCCGCCGTACTGGGCGGCTTCGCCGTCCGCGGGGTGTTCACGGGCCTGGCCGGGCTGGTGGAGCCGCTGCGCGACGGACTCGTACGACGGACGGTGAGCGATGCGCTGGCCGGGGCGCTCACCGACCCCGCCCGCGCCGACACCGCGGCGGTCTCCCGGCTCACCGGACAGACGGAAGCGGCACGGGACGGCTTCGCCGGGGTGCTGCTCACGCTGCGCTCGTTCGTGTTCACCGCGGCGGGCGCGCTGCTCGGGCTGGGGGCGCTCGCCCCGTTGCTGCTGCCGTTCGTGGTGCTGCCGCTCGTGCTGGGCATCGGCCTGTTCCTCGCGGTCCTCTCCCCCATGGCGGCGCGGCAGCGCGCCTATCTCGACGCCGACGAGGCGCTGGCGGCCGCCGCCGGGCGGACCTGCGAAGGGCTGCGGGACATCACCGCCTGCGGTGCCGGCCCGCGCACCGCCGGGGAGTTGACGGACCTCGTCGCGGCCGAGGCCGCCGCGTCCCGGGCGCTGGCCCGGTGGTCAGCGGCACGCACCGTGGCACTCGGCGTCTCGGCGCACCTTCCGGTGCTGTCGTTGCTGGCCGGTGCGCCGTGGCTGCTGCGGAACGGCGTCACCGCCGGAGCCCTGGTCGGCGCCCTCACCTATCTGACCCAGTCCCTGCTGCCCGCGCTCAGCACGCTCATGACCGCACTCGGCGCCACGGGGACCCGGCTGCTGGTGGTACTCGACCGGCTGGCCGGCAGGGCTCCCTCCCCGGCGCACCGCCCGCACCCCGGTGCCGGACCGGGCACCCGGCCGGTCCCGGGCACGCCGGGTACCGCGGGCGCCGGCCCTCTCGGAACTGCTGCCTCTCCTTCCGTTCCCGTACGCGACGCGGCGGGGGCGCACCCGCCCGCCGTCGAACTCCGCTCCGTGACCTTCGGATACGGAGCCCGCCCCGTGCTGGACCGGCTGGACCTCACCGTGCGGCACGGGGAACACCTGGCCGTGGTCGGCCCCAGCGGGATCGGGAAGTCCACCCTGACCGCACTCGTCGCGGGGATGCTGACCCCGCAGGCGGGTGAGGTCCTGGTGGACGGCGGTGCGGTCGTGGGCCGTCCCGCGGAGGAGCTGGCGCGGCGGCGGTCGCTCGTGCCGCAGGAGGCCTACGTCTGCAGCGGCACCGTCCGGGAGAACCTCTGCTACCTGCGGCCGGAGGCCACGGACGAGGAACTGGCCGCCACCCTCGAAGCGCTCGGCCTGCACCGGCTGGTGGACGGGCTCGGCGGGCCGTCGGCGTCCGTGGAGCCGCACCGGCTCTCCCAGGGCGAACGCCAGCTGTTCGCCCTGGCCCGCGCCCATCTCTCCGCCGCCCCGCTGGTCCTTCTCGACGAGGCGACCTGCCACCTGTCCCCGCGGGAGGAGGAGCGCGCCGAGACGGCGCTCGCCGCGCGGCCGGGCACGCTGATCGTGGTGGCCCACCGGCTCTCCTCGGCCCGGCGCGCCGACCGGGTGCTGGTGCTGGACGGGACCAGGCCCGCGGTGGGCACCCATGACGAGCTGCTGACCGCTTCGCCGCTCTACCGGGATCTCGTCGGCGTCTGGAGCGGCGGCGCAGGCCGCTGA
- a CDS encoding flavin-containing monooxygenase, translated as MPHPHNPSGPVAGDREPEIDVAALRARYQAERDRRIRPEGGRQYQPVTGRFGYYDEDPYADAAPAREPLHDKVEVVVVGGGFGGLLAGARLRQAGVESIRVIEKGGDFGGTWYWNRYPGIHCDIESYIYLPLLEEVGYVPKWKYAPGEEIRQHAKAIGRTFDLYRDAVFQTRVTGLRWADDADEWLVSTDREDRIRARYVITASGTLSEAKLPGIPGIETFRGHTFHTSRWDYAYTGGDADGNLHKLADKRVALIGTGATAIQCVPHLGADAQQLYVFQRTPSSVDVRGNRPTDPEWAASLSPGWTRRRRDNFLTLVTGGRADEDLVDDGWTSSARLQQKLIPSDSYQDVPPEERERAYELADFQKMNEIRARVDAVVTDPATAELLKPWYRYMCKRPTFSDHYLQTFNRPNVTLVDTADHHGVERITENAVVVGGTSYEVDCIIFGTGFQVGVSGITSGRLPVQGRGGITLPEAWREGPRTLHGFYSHGFPNLFQLGPLQNAASVNFVHVLDEQATHVAEVIAAARARQARYVEPTAEAEAAWVATIREKAPDLYRFQAECTPGYYNNEGMPRKRSESYGDGPVAFHALLRDWRAGGGMRDVLVDAGPDEAEEGR; from the coding sequence ATGCCCCACCCCCACAACCCGTCCGGCCCCGTCGCCGGCGACCGGGAACCGGAGATCGACGTCGCCGCCCTCCGGGCCCGCTACCAGGCCGAACGGGACCGCAGGATCCGGCCGGAGGGCGGCCGCCAGTACCAGCCCGTCACCGGCCGGTTCGGCTACTACGACGAGGACCCGTACGCCGATGCGGCGCCCGCCCGGGAACCGCTGCACGACAAGGTCGAGGTGGTCGTCGTCGGCGGCGGCTTCGGCGGACTGCTCGCCGGTGCCCGCCTGCGCCAGGCGGGCGTGGAGTCGATCCGGGTGATCGAGAAGGGCGGCGACTTCGGCGGCACCTGGTACTGGAACCGGTACCCCGGCATCCACTGCGACATCGAGTCCTACATCTACCTGCCGCTGCTGGAGGAGGTCGGCTACGTCCCGAAGTGGAAGTACGCGCCGGGCGAGGAGATCCGGCAGCACGCGAAGGCCATCGGCCGGACCTTCGACCTCTACCGCGACGCCGTCTTCCAGACCCGGGTGACCGGTCTGCGCTGGGCCGACGACGCGGACGAGTGGCTGGTGAGCACCGACCGGGAGGACCGGATACGGGCCCGGTACGTGATCACGGCGAGCGGCACGCTCAGCGAGGCCAAGCTCCCCGGCATCCCCGGGATCGAGACCTTCCGGGGACACACCTTCCACACCAGCCGCTGGGACTACGCGTACACCGGCGGCGACGCCGACGGAAACCTGCACAAGCTCGCCGACAAGCGCGTCGCCCTGATCGGCACGGGCGCGACGGCCATCCAGTGCGTGCCCCATCTCGGCGCCGACGCACAGCAGTTGTACGTGTTCCAGCGCACGCCCTCCTCCGTCGACGTACGCGGCAACCGTCCCACCGACCCCGAGTGGGCGGCCTCCCTCTCCCCCGGCTGGACGCGGCGCCGCAGGGACAACTTCCTCACCCTCGTCACCGGTGGCCGGGCCGACGAGGACCTGGTCGACGACGGCTGGACCAGCAGCGCCCGCCTCCAGCAGAAGCTCATCCCGAGCGACAGCTACCAGGACGTGCCGCCCGAGGAGCGGGAGCGCGCCTACGAGCTCGCCGACTTCCAGAAGATGAACGAGATCCGGGCCCGGGTCGACGCCGTCGTCACGGACCCGGCGACGGCCGAGCTGCTCAAGCCGTGGTACCGCTACATGTGCAAGCGGCCCACGTTCAGCGACCACTACCTCCAGACCTTCAACCGGCCCAACGTCACGCTGGTCGACACCGCCGACCACCACGGCGTGGAGCGGATCACCGAGAACGCCGTCGTGGTCGGCGGCACCTCCTACGAGGTCGACTGCATCATCTTCGGCACCGGGTTCCAGGTCGGTGTCTCCGGCATCACCTCCGGACGGCTGCCGGTCCAGGGCAGGGGCGGCATCACCCTGCCCGAGGCGTGGCGGGAGGGCCCCCGGACGCTGCACGGCTTCTACAGCCACGGCTTCCCCAACCTCTTCCAGCTCGGGCCGCTCCAGAACGCCGCCTCCGTGAACTTCGTGCACGTCCTCGACGAGCAGGCGACACACGTCGCCGAGGTCATCGCGGCGGCACGCGCACGGCAGGCCCGGTATGTGGAGCCGACCGCGGAGGCCGAGGCCGCATGGGTCGCCACGATCCGCGAGAAGGCCCCTGACCTGTACAGGTTCCAGGCCGAGTGCACCCCCGGCTACTACAACAACGAGGGCATGCCGAGGAAGCGCAGCGAGTCGTACGGGGACGGCCCCGTCGCCTTCCACGCGCTGCTCCGGGACTGGCGCGCGGGCGGCGGCATGCGCGACGTCCTCGTCGACGCCGGGCCGGACGAGGCCGAGGAGGGACGATGA